CTCCAAAGTGTCCCCTTAACATGCCGGGATTCCAGCCTTCAGAGTGTTCGAAGGTAGCCTGGAAATCTGCATATTCGTCAGTTGTAGCAAGTTTGTAACTTGAATCGACTGTGAAGAATGCATGATTTATACATGTTACTTTATTCCATGGAATCATGCCTACATTCATTGACATATGCGTAGCATTATACATACCCCAGTTAGGGAAGTATACTACGAAATTTTTGCTGTTGGCAGCTGATGACACAGATGTCCCCATAGGAAACAGGGTAAAAACTATCACAAACACAATCACTAAGGGCAAGACTCTTCTTAAACCTCTTTTCATAAATTTTTTACTCCTCTCATGTTTTGTTTTTATTTAGGCAATTGCGAAACTGTTATTTTATGTGTCGGAACCAGTCAAAATCACCAAAAGCAGGTTCCGATGCGGTGGCAAGTCACCTCTATTTTGGTGAATTTGCCTATTTCCAACCTCTAGACTTATCGTTTCGCAATCGCCTATTTGTTTTTATTAGACATTTTGTAATCGCTACAGGCCTTATACTGTAAGGCTCTTTTCATTACTACAATAAAACACCTCCCCCTTAGTTAATGTCAAAATATAACATTTATTATTATATTTTGTAATATCGGATATATTGAGAAAAACATTATATTTATTCTATATTTTTCCATATAGTCAATTTGTATTATTAATTATAAGGTGGATAAATATTTTACCGTATTGAGTCACTGGATCCATACTTCTTGGTTGTCTATTTTTCTATGTCTGTGGATGGTTTTATCGTTCTTAAACAATAAGAAAAAGTGTAATTGTTACCATGTTCTGGTTACAATTACACTTTTTAGGTACATGTATTTATTGCATTTTGCGATTTGTAATGCCTTATATTTTATAGTTATAAAGTACACCTTATTCTCTCGTCAACCATGAGAAACCTCACTGCTATATTATTTGTTATCCTCCAGCAAGCACTTTAACTCCATTTCTGACCTTATCATAAAACTCTCATCCTCATATTCTTTAACCTACTTACTCTAAAAATCCAAACAGTGCATTTTAACCTTATCAATCAGCGTACCACATTCTTTATATTTTTCAATATATTCACCTGTTTTTCCATCTGTCCACGAAAAGCTGCTTTGATGATAGTATCTGCAATGAAGCTCAACTCCTGTCTCACTGCTAAACAATTTAACAATCTCTTTATTCTGTATGTTCAACTCAATCTCTGCATTACCTTGATTGTCTGTTATTATAAATCCTACCAGATCGTCGGGAGAGGATATGGTCCAGACCACATTATACATGCTAGGCACATAATGAGTGATTTCTTCTAGTACATAGGCAATAGTTACGGATTTATCGTACTCCTTCTCTTCTGCATGGGAAAAACAATCGTCCCCCATGCAGACACTATCCCTATCTAGTTTAATAATGATGTTATTCTTCATGATTGATTTCTTTCTTTTTTGAAAATATTTTGCTTTTACATGGCACTACTATCTCAATAGCTCAAAACTATAGCAGTTTCATTTTACCAATTACTTGTTTCAATTTTTCCATATTATCTTTTGCTTCTATATATTCATGAGCCTTAAGCAACTGTTGAATTCTTGTTTCTATACTTTTTTTCTCTTGTTCCAGTAATAAATAGTCTTTGTCGAAATGATTGGCATAAATCATCTGTCGGAACTTGCGTATGCTCATTTTTCGTAACGTATTATTTTCTACTAAAAGTACATAATCCATACAATTAGCTACCGTATAATAATCATGGGACACCATAAGAATTGCACCTTTGTAATCCAAAATAGCCTGTTCTAATGCAATTTGTGCATAAACATCCAAGTGCCCTGACGGTTCATCCAATAGCAGGAAGTTGGCTTTTTTTAAGGAAAGCACTGCCAATTGAAATAAATCCTTTTCTCCTCCAGATAGTTCACACACTTTTTGACCAAGGGTATCTCCATCAAAACCATATGTCTTCAAATAATCCACCGCTTCACTTTTTGTTTCAAACCCTTTTTCTTGAATAATTTCAATCAGCGTTTTCTTATCGTTGTATAGTGATCCTGTAATCTGGGAAAATGCACCCACAGTTGCATCTGCGCTCATCCTAATTGAGTCTTTCTTATGTTCCAGAATATCACGCAGCAGTGTTGTCTTTCCAGTTCCGTTTCCTCCTATAATTGCTACATGATCTGTAGGCTTCATTTCGATATTAACATATTCTAAAAGTTGCTCATCAAATCCCACACTGTAATCCGTTAATGCCAAAATTATTTCATCAGTCACTTCATTTTCAGCTTCAAAATAAATCTCCGGCTGTTTGATATCCACAAAAGGTGCTTTTGTTTTTCTTTCTTTCAGCCGATTCACCAAAGTCTGTCTTGCATGTACTGCTCTTCCAAGAGAGGCGTTATCCATTGCAGAAGCTTTTATTCTGGATTTTTCTAATATTTGGCTCTGCCGTTCAATCTCTGCCTGGTCGGACGCTGCTCCTTCTTCTAACTCAATTTTGGTAGTAAGAAGTTCATAATTATACTCCGTATAGTCTCCATCAAATTCCTGAATATCCATATTCTCCATGTGAAGTATTTTGTTAAAACAGTGATTTAACAAGTAGCGGTTATGGGTAATAACTAAAAGCGTTCCTTTGTGGGCATTAATCAGATTTCTTAAGGCATTCAAATGCATAAAGTCTAAAAATACATCTGGTTCGTCCATAATAAGAAATTTTGGACTCAGCATCATCTCTTTTATTACCTGAACCAGCTTGAATTCTCCACCGCTTAGGCTGCTAATCTTTTGCTCTTCTAACTTTTGCAGATTCCCTAGTTTTAATTGCTTCTTAATATTAATTTCATATTCTTCTCCATTCATAGCATTCCATTCATCTAATGCTTTTTGATACTCCTCGTAGACCTGTTCCAAATTTTCAGTAGTTTCCATTTCCTTGTAAAATTCTTGTATTTTCAGCTCATGCTTTACAAACTCATGGCTGATATACTGAAACACTGTCATATCTTCTTCCAGACCCAGTTGGGAGAATTGACTGACATACCCAATTCTTTCAATATTGTCAATTGTTATTTTTCCATCGTATAGATACTGTTCAGGATACATGAGTAATTGGAGCAATGTACTTTTTCCTGTTCCATTAGTACCAATCAATGCGCAATGAACATCCTCTTCAATTGAAAATGTAACTTTTTTATATAAATCCTTTTGTGGATATGAATAGGATAAATTTTGAACTCTAATCATGAATTTCCTCCCTGATACTTGGTGGAATATTAAGATGAGCCTGACATACTGGCGCAGCCATGCCCTCCGATTAATATTCTCTTCCTTAATAAGCTTCCTTGGTAATCTTATCAGGGAAGAGCGTATCCGTCAATTTTTTTCGGTGTGGAATTTAGTGTCAATATATTTTCTGCCGACTACTTGCTTGGACGCTCTGACAATTCTGATAGACTTTAAAGGGGCTGTAAAAAAACTCCCCTAAAAGAAAAATCGCTGAGGTCATGAGACTTCAGCGATTTTTTTTTGGATGTGAATACATATATTTTTGAAAAGGATCATGTCGACCTGGAACACACCTACATTGATGGAACAAAAATAGAGGAAAGGTTTATAAAAAGATATCCATGCTGATTGATGCAATGAACCAGGAAGTATTAGGATATTTTGGTGTAAAACTTGATAAGAGAGACGAGTATGCTGTTGAATATGTATCTGAACTCTTGGAAAGATACAAGAATGCAACAAATCTGGTGGAATCCACGTTTGTATCTGGTTGTGGTCATAGAAAAAGTCTTCAGCAAAAACAATATCAGGAATTAGAGGGATATCTAGATCGATTAAAGACATATGCACATCATATAGAAGTCTGTGGCGATGAAAGAAACAGTTATTCCAAAACCGGTCACGATGCCACTTTTATGCGCATAAAACGGGATTATATGGGCAATGATCAGCTTCTCCCAGCGTACAATCTACAGACCGCTGTCTGTGATGTCTATAAAAACAAATATGGCAGAACCGAAGAAATCTATGAATGTGAATCATGTGAAGGCTGCCAACTTAAAAACGATTGTTGTCCTAAGGCAAGCAAAAACAGAACCATTCGAATGAATCAGTAATTAACCTCGATACATCAAGAGATAATTACAAACCTTGAATCAATACATGGCGCACGGTTGAGAATGAATCGTAGTATTCAGGCAGAAGGAACATTTGGAATTTTAAAATGGGATAAGTCCTACAAAAGATTATTTCGAAGAGGTGAGAAAAACGTAATTCTTGAACTCACACTGATTTCTTGTGGTTTTAATCTTTATAAATATCATAATAAAAAGCAGAGAAACAAGTTGGCTGCTTAAAATCCAAGAACTATACTCATAGCTTTATTAAGTGCACGCTCTTTTATGGAAAAATCAATCATTATCATAAAAAGTAGATAAAAAAACGAAGAATCACCAGAACCGGCATCTGTCGGAACTGGTGATTCTTAATTAAGGACTTTTTTTACAGCCCCATATTTTATAAACAATAATTAATCTTTAAAATTTTCAATTTCTATAGCCCAAAAACTCTCCTCTTCAATAGCGTCTTTGTCAATATTCTGAATTGTATTTTTCAATAGTTCTATATCTTCCTCTGTAGCCATTTCATTAACATCAACTAAAACGTCATATCTATTTTGAATACTTCCTAAGAATTTTTGATAACTAAGAATGGATTCTGCTAGATGGTTTATTGATGAATTCACAAAACTAATAGAACCATCTTCATGATTAATACAAACTATTTCATTGCTTCCCGTATCAATTGCTATTAATTCTCCTGAACCAGTCATTCCCAATAATAACATGTTACTCAATTCATCTATATTATCTTCATCTAGGTTGTCCTTCTCTAAATAATTTAGTACTTGACTCATACCACCTTTGTCATAATTTAAAAATCTCAAATAAGGAGCGCATGACTCCGGCAATCCCATCTCACACAAAAATATTTTATCTGTGTTTACAATGTTGACATTTTTTAGTGCTTCTAAAGGATATGTTATAAAATTTGTATCTTTCTTTTTCCAACTTTTTTTAAATTCCTCTGGTGATATCATAATCTAATGCTAACCTCCCATTTCACATTTATTTCTTTTTTTCTTTTTCTCTTTTCCAGGTTCTAATGTTTGAGCTATAGATGTCAGGTAGTCATTTCCAGTTACATTAGCTTCCTTTTCATAATTATGAATGCCTCCAAATCCTGGATGTAACGTTTCTGGATAAGCTGCCACCTGTCCACCTCGACCTATATGATGATGAATTAATAAATCACCATCATATTTTGAATATTCTGGCATATGCTTGGAGAATTGGCTGTCAACAATAGGTGCCTCATTGTTATATATCCTTTCTCTATTTTCTTGACTAAAAAATTCTGGATGTGCTTTTTCCAACGCCCATATAAATCATCACTGGAGATATCCTTTTTATAATAGAATAAATTACCTCTGGCACAATCTACTGGGTCGCAGGAATATTTGGCATTCATAATCAGGCTTCGCACAAAAGTCTGTCCCAGTCTTTGGTAATCAAAGTCTTTCTTTAAGTCATCCCCTGCCGCCCAAATATCCCATGCCTGCATTCCGGTATCCAGTGCGATATCTGTGGCTGCTGACCAGAACTTATTGCCAATCCTGCTGGACACTAAGGAACTAATGGATTCCAGATTCTGGGCAAAGTTTTTAATACTTAAGTTACCGGATTCCGCCAGTGCTTTACCACTGAAAAGGGGAAAGGAGTAATGAATCCAATGTTTAACTAAATGACTTCAGGATTATTTCTACTACTCTTTCCTCTTGCTTTTTTGGGTTTTATTGAAAATGGTTCTATGATAATAAATATATTTGTAAGGTTTGACCCGGTTGTAAATCCATGACTCAAAAGCCATTGCCCTTTAAATTTAATCTCTGGTATTTCTGTGTAGATTCTTTTTTAAAAGTTTTGTATACTTTAAGTTTTCTTTTTCCATGATTGACCTCCTTTAAAAAATATTAATAAACTGGTAACAAAATTAGAATTCAATTTTACATTTTTGTTGGTTTGTAATATTGTAAATACAAGTAGTATTACACTTGACACAACATATAATGTTGTGTCAATACATTTTAAATATTTTAAAAGGGGATGCTTATGGCTAATTTTTCAGATAGATTAAAGGAATTACGAAAAGACAAACATTTAACACAGGTAAATATGGCTTCATTTTTGGAATGCACAGAGCAACATTACCAGAGATTAGAATATGGTAAAGTTACACCAAACGCAAACATGATTATAAAACTTGCTGATTTTTTTGATGTTTCTGCCGACTATTTGCTTGGACGCTCAGACAATCGTGATACACTTTAATATGGCTGGCTTATTTATAAATAAGCCAGCCAGTTCTTATAAAAACCTATACTTTTAAACTAAATTACGGTTAAGCCGTCGGCTTTCATAAAATATTATTAAATTCAATTCCAATAATTACTGTCTGCTATCTTTTCTAAAAACTCTTGAAGAGAATTCGCAATTACTTCATTAGCAAAAAATATTCTACTTTGAGCACTCTCATTTAATTCGATAGATGCATAAACTCCTTCGTTAATCTCAAAAAATATCATAGCCATTTCTTCAAATTCTACATACATTTCTAAATCTGGATCATATTCATAAATGTCTTCTCGTAATCTAATATCTGCACAAATGTCTGGTGATAGTAATCTATTAATTGCACCATCTTGTGAACCTATAAACCCTACACCAACCGATTCGTAAAAGCACTTTAACTCATACGGTATCTTTATGTGCATTCTATTTTCTGCTTCATATATTTCATTTTTGTCTAATTTATAAAATGAATTACTTTTATTAGATATTATTTTTTCGAACATAAATAATTCTCCTAATTAAATAGTTTTCTTGCAGGCGACTGACTTCTATGTATGCCTCCCTGATGCTCATCTGGAAACTTTGCAGGTGTTATATTCCACCACGAATGATCGCCACCATAATTGTTCTCAATTACATGATGTGCATCATAAAAATCTCCAATATTTCTTGCAGGTTTACCATTTTTGTCATAGACTATCTGGGTGTATGTAGGCCATACTTGACCTGTCTCTTTCTCCCACTGTGCTATTAAGTCATTTTTAACTTTATTAAACTCCTTTCGATGAGCGAGTGTTTCTTGTGGCGTTAATTTTGAATACGCTTTTTTCCTTAAAGCATTCTTTAATTCCTTTATTTGCTTTTTATTTAACTTAATACCCGTTTGTTCTTCAAGATCTTTAACATAATCAGCAACTTTCCTGTAATCAATTTTAGGCTTACTTTCTTCAGTCTGTTTCTTCTGTCCCTCTGGCTCACCCGGCTTCGGACACTTACTCTGCGCATTATACCCACTCGTGTCTTCATACATCACTGGATTATTCGCACAATATGCATACAGGTTTAATCCATCTCCTCTATACACATCCTCTTGTGTGAATCTTGCTACCTGTGGGTTATAAAACCTTGCCCTTAAGTAATACTGACTGGTTATGGCATCATATTGCTCCCCATTATACGTATAACGGTTTCTTACGATTTCCTCTGCTGTTGTCAGTGAGCCAAAAGCATCATATCCATAGCGATTTAAGACTTGTCCGTCTTCCCCTGTGATATATTCCGTATCTCCATGCTCGTTCCAGTGGAAATATTGGTAGGCATTCCCCTCCTGTTTTAGGCTGTCACTTGCAATGATTCCATAGCCTAAGACAATACGGTTGGTGGTTTGGTTGCTTTCATCCTGCTCTGCTAATACCTTCCATCCATTAGTTATAAAGTTTGTTCGTTCCCCGTTTTCTGCAATACCATATCTTAGATTCTCTGCATCATAGAAGTTTTCCTGTATCTGGACTGCTGTTGGAGTTTCTTTCTCATTTCCAAAGTACTCTACTGTTACTTTTCTTGTCTTGTTGAATCCATCATACTCGTAACGGCTACTTTGTAACAGACTTTCTTTACCTTCTTTATTAGATAGAAGACCTGATTCCTGCATAGAATTGGAAGGATTGAAAACCATCTGGCTTGTTGTATATCCTCTGGTTTCTTCCTGTAAGGTATTCCCCTGATTATCATACTGATACAGGGTAATCCGGTTGTTTTCTTCTCTTGTACCATCCTTACGGATTACTTCCGTTAGGCGGTTTCTACTATCATACCGATAGATTTCTTCTAGACTTCCATACTTACGTAATGCCCGGTTGCCTGCACTATCATAGGCAAGGCTCTGATAATTAAACCAAATTATAAATTATGAGCTGGTCTATTAATAGCCAGCTCATACCTAAGACAATTAATTTGATATTTATTTAAGAGCTACTCCCATTAATTATCTTTCTTTAATTTAAATCTGTTATTAAAATATCAGATATGTTGTAAGTGTCTTTTAACTCCCTCTTCTCAGACTCATCAAGTGGTACATCAAAATTAATAACACCTCTTTTAAATTCATTATTTATAATTTTGTTATATAATATTTCAACAAAAGCTACCCATTCTTCGTTGAAATAATCATAAAAATCGTCATCAAAAAATCCTAACCCACCACTTAAATAAAACATTTTCAAAGCAGTCCCTAATTCGCAATTTTTATGTTGCATAATAAAAAATGGTATTTCAACCCCATCATCCCAATTATATAAATCAAGGAATTCATTCAATTCAATAGCACTTGTTTCTTTATTTAATAAATCAATTTTTTCATATTCTTCAAGTAACAATTTAACTCTATTCGCAATATATTCTGTTTCAAATAGTTTACTATCATATTTCATATTTTTTCTCCTTCATTATATATTACATTTGTTTTTCTTATTTTCGGTATTCTTTAGTTTTTCTTCAAACATCTCATTATATTTTTTTGCATCATAATTTTTTGTTTCTCCATAACTAGAATGTTGCTTATAAAGTTCTAATCCTTCCTGATTCATTATTCGTAAAGATTCCATAAGGCTACTTACTTGCTTTCTTCCATCTCTTCTAAGTTGCGATTCTGCATTCGGTGTATAACCCTGTCCCTTTCTTATAATTTATATCATTTTCAATCTTTTTAATTTCTTTATTTACAGCTTGTGAATATAGCTTATGATATCCATCGTGATGAGTGTTTTCACTTACATATCTTTTCTGCATACAGCTAGATACATTGTATTGTGAACACAAATCATTTAGCTGTGTTGCATTTAAATTCTTATTCTTATCCCATATACCATTTTGATGATGATCTACATTAAAGCCTATGTCTTGTAAAAACGATGACTTAACATAAATTTCCTGAGGGATTAAGTGTTGAGCTTGATGTGACCCTGTTCTATTATTAGATGGTATTCCTATATGTGTGTTTATATTTTGCCCTAAATTCTTCGATGATGATTTACCGGGGATGGTACCTGTCTCTGTAAATAACTTATCAATGTACACATAACCACTCGGGTCTTCATACATCACCGGATTATTGGCACAATACGTATACAGATTCAGGCCATCCCCTCTGTACACATCCTCTTGTGTGAATCTTGCTACCTGTGGGTTATAAAACCTTGCTCTTAAGTAATACTGGCTGGTTATGGCATCGTATTGCTCGCCGTTATATGTATAACGGTTTCTTACGATTTCCTCTGCTGTAGTCAGTGAGCCAAAAGCATCATATCCATAGCGATTTAAGACTTGTCCGTTTTCCCCTGTGATATATTCCGTATCTCCATGCTCGTTCCAGTGGAAATATTGGTAGCCATCCCCCTCCTGTTTTAAGCTGTCACTTGCAATAATACCATAGCCTAAGACAATACGGTTTGTGGTTTGGTTGCTTTCATCCTGCTCTGCTAATACCTTCCAACCATTGGTTATAAAGTTCGTCCGTTCCCCGTTTTCTACAATACCATATCTTAGATTCTCAGCATCATAGAAGTTTTCCTGTGTCTGGACTGCTGTTGGCGTTTCTTTCTCATTTCCAAAGTACTCTACTGTTACTTTTCTTGTCTTGTTAAAGCCATCATAATCATAATGACTCTTTTGTAACAGATTTTCTGTGCATCCTTTGGTTTCCTCCTGTAAGGTATTCCCCTGATTATCATACTGATACAGGGTAATCCGGTTGTTTTCCGCTCTTGTACTATCTTTACGTGCTACTTCCGTTAAGCGGTTTCTACTATCATACCGATAGGTTTCCTCTTGACTTCCATACTTTCTTAACGCACGGTTGCCTGCACTGTCATAGGCAAGGCTTTCCTCCTTACCGTCTGCATACTGTACTCCGGCGATTCTCTGTAGAGGGTCATAGATATATCTTGTGGCTTGGGTGAGTGGTACTTGTTCTGGTAACTGTCCATGCAATCTCACCTGTCCGGTTGCCAATCCGTCAAATACCTGTCCGCTCCCTGTCTCTCCTATTCTACCATAATCTCCCACTCTCTGTAAATCCCCTGACGTTAACTCCCTAACGTCCTGTTTTAAGATACGGTTTCCGTTATAGTCATAGGCATAGCGGTAGGCAAAGAGCTTTTCTCCTGTCCTTGTGGTGGTAGTAATACTGGCTGGATTTTTATCCCTGTCATAGGTATATTCTGTGGTAATTCCATTGGAAAACCTTGCCTGTGCCAGTGTATTATCAACATGATAACCATAGGTTACCAGCAGATTTCCGTTATCCATTACCTTTGCCACACGGTTGACTTCATCATAGGCATACGCTGTCTTTTTCCCGGTTGCATCTAAGATTCCTGCCACATTACCGGACTTGGTATTCCTCTTGCTTTTTTGGGTTTTATTGAAAATGGTTCTATGATAATAAATATATTTGTAAGTGTTTGAAAATACTTACAAACTAATTTCTTCTCTTCTTATAATTATCTGATTTTCACAACAATATAAGGTAAGGTTTGACCCGGTTGTAAATCCATGACTCAAAAGCCATTGCCCTTTAAATTTAATCTCTGGTATTTCTGTGTAGATTCTTCTTTCATAATCCTTTTTAAAAGTTTTGTATACTTTAAGTTTTCTTTTTCCATGATTGACCTCCTTTAAAAAATATTAATAAACTGGTAACAAAATTAGAATTCAATTTTACATTTTTGTTGGTTTGTAATATTGTAAATACAAGTAGTATTACACTTGACACAACATATAATGTTGTGTCAATACATTTTAAATATTTTAAAAGGGGATGCTTATGGCTAATTTTTCAGATAGATTAAAGGAATTACGAAAAGACAAACATTTAACACAGGTAAATATGGCTTCATTTTTGGAA
The nucleotide sequence above comes from Anaerocolumna cellulosilytica. Encoded proteins:
- a CDS encoding DUF4274 domain-containing protein, translating into MKYDSKLFETEYIANRVKLLLEEYEKIDLLNKETSAIELNEFLDLYNWDDGVEIPFFIMQHKNCELGTALKMFYLSGGLGFFDDDFYDYFNEEWVAFVEILYNKIINNEFKRGVINFDVPLDESEKRELKDTYNISDILITDLN
- a CDS encoding SymE family type I addiction module toxin — encoded protein: MYTEIPEIKFKGQWLLSHGFTTGSNLTLYCCENQIIIRREEISL
- a CDS encoding ATP-binding cassette domain-containing protein, with product MIRVQNLSYSYPQKDLYKKVTFSIEEDVHCALIGTNGTGKSTLLQLLMYPEQYLYDGKITIDNIERIGYVSQFSQLGLEEDMTVFQYISHEFVKHELKIQEFYKEMETTENLEQVYEEYQKALDEWNAMNGEEYEINIKKQLKLGNLQKLEEQKISSLSGGEFKLVQVIKEMMLSPKFLIMDEPDVFLDFMHLNALRNLINAHKGTLLVITHNRYLLNHCFNKILHMENMDIQEFDGDYTEYNYELLTTKIELEEGAASDQAEIERQSQILEKSRIKASAMDNASLGRAVHARQTLVNRLKERKTKAPFVDIKQPEIYFEAENEVTDEIILALTDYSVGFDEQLLEYVNIEMKPTDHVAIIGGNGTGKTTLLRDILEHKKDSIRMSADATVGAFSQITGSLYNDKKTLIEIIQEKGFETKSEAVDYLKTYGFDGDTLGQKVCELSGGEKDLFQLAVLSLKKANFLLLDEPSGHLDVYAQIALEQAILDYKGAILMVSHDYYTVANCMDYVLLVENNTLRKMSIRKFRQMIYANHFDKDYLLLEQEKKSIETRIQQLLKAHEYIEAKDNMEKLKQVIGKMKLL
- a CDS encoding RHS repeat-associated core domain-containing protein, yielding MVFNPSNSMQESGLLSNKEGKESLLQSSRYEYDGFNKTRKVTVEYFGNEKETPTAVQIQENFYDAENLRYGIAENGERTNFITNGWKVLAEQDESNQTTNRIVLGYGIIASDSLKQEGNAYQYFHWNEHGDTEYITGEDGQVLNRYGYDAFGSLTTAEEIVRNRYTYNGEQYDAITSQYYLRARFYNPQVARFTQEDVYRGDGLNLYAYCANNPVMYEDTSGYNAQSKCPKPGEPEGQKKQTEESKPKIDYRKVADYVKDLEEQTGIKLNKKQIKELKNALRKKAYSKLTPQETLAHRKEFNKVKNDLIAQWEKETGQVWPTYTQIVYDKNGKPARNIGDFYDAHHVIENNYGGDHSWWNITPAKFPDEHQGGIHRSQSPARKLFN
- a CDS encoding SMI1/KNR4 family protein, translating into MFEKIISNKSNSFYKLDKNEIYEAENRMHIKIPYELKCFYESVGVGFIGSQDGAINRLLSPDICADIRLREDIYEYDPDLEMYVEFEEMAMIFFEINEGVYASIELNESAQSRIFFANEVIANSLQEFLEKIADSNYWN
- a CDS encoding SUKH-4 family immunity protein — protein: MISPEEFKKSWKKKDTNFITYPLEALKNVNIVNTDKIFLCEMGLPESCAPYLRFLNYDKGGMSQVLNYLEKDNLDEDNIDELSNMLLLGMTGSGELIAIDTGSNEIVCINHEDGSISFVNSSINHLAESILSYQKFLGSIQNRYDVLVDVNEMATEEDIELLKNTIQNIDKDAIEEESFWAIEIENFKD
- a CDS encoding helix-turn-helix domain-containing protein, with protein sequence MANFSDRLKELRKDKHLTQVNMASFLECTEQHYQRLEYGKVTPNANMIIKLADFFDVSADYLLGRSDNRDTL
- a CDS encoding RHS repeat-associated core domain-containing protein, encoding MAGILDATGKKTAYAYDEVNRVAKVMDNGNLLVTYGYHVDNTLAQARFSNGITTEYTYDRDKNPASITTTTRTGEKLFAYRYAYDYNGNRILKQDVRELTSGDLQRVGDYGRIGETGSGQVFDGLATGQVRLHGQLPEQVPLTQATRYIYDPLQRIAGVQYADGKEESLAYDSAGNRALRKYGSQEETYRYDSRNRLTEVARKDSTRAENNRITLYQYDNQGNTLQEETKGCTENLLQKSHYDYDGFNKTRKVTVEYFGNEKETPTAVQTQENFYDAENLRYGIVENGERTNFITNGWKVLAEQDESNQTTNRIVLGYGIIASDSLKQEGDGYQYFHWNEHGDTEYITGENGQVLNRYGYDAFGSLTTAEEIVRNRYTYNGEQYDAITSQYYLRARFYNPQVARFTQEDVYRGDGLNLYTYCANNPVMYEDPSGYVYIDKLFTETGTIPGKSSSKNLGQNINTHIGIPSNNRTGSHQAQHLIPQEIYVKSSFLQDIGFNVDHHQNGIWDKNKNLNATQLNDLCSQYNVSSCMQKRYVSENTHHDGYHKLYSQAVNKEIKKIENDINYKKGTGLYTECRIAT